The following proteins come from a genomic window of Sorghum bicolor cultivar BTx623 chromosome 3, Sorghum_bicolor_NCBIv3, whole genome shotgun sequence:
- the LOC8054970 gene encoding probable WRKY transcription factor 41 yields the protein MEGGVPEEKCALVAELVQVLEMARQLETHMAVVVQQQQQGGGGAGGGADQRYRALVSTMRASIDRAVHMAVSCCAEGRPGTGQLPESPPSGGDGSSPRSGGSDHAGELRGRGNAAAGQCKKRKTLPKWSTQVRVSAVQDVSPLDDGLSWRKYGQKDILGAKYPRSYFRCTHRHTQSCQASKQVQRTDGDPLLFDVVYHGAHTCAQGAAAHPSNQQPAVQEQTTSPSPGFEAGTAVLPFSLRPASNKPTTGADAAATSSRFVTTGCVSVTASPFLSPATPESQLVSSSSSGYAVGGGGGVAMAGVRNVPDVELASTTNSPMAMGEMDFMFPLDAADFLELGNPASYF from the exons AGGGGGGAGTGCCAGAAGAGAAGTGCGCCCTGGTGGCGGAGCTGGTGCAGGTGCTGGAGATGGCGAGGCAGCTCGAGACGCACATGGCGGTGGTggtccagcagcagcagcagggcggAGGCGGTGCCGGAGGAGGGGCGGACCAGCGGTACCGGGCGCTGGTGAGCACCATGCGCGCCTCCATCGACAGGGCCGTGCACATGGCCGTGTCCTGCTGCGCCGAGGGGCGTCCGGGCACCGGGCAGCTGCCGGAGTCGCCGCCGTCAGGTGGGGATGGCAGCAGCCCGCGCAGCGGCGGGTCGGAccacgccggcgagctccgGGGCCGTGGCAATGCGGCCGCCGGCCAGTGCAAGAAGAG GAAGACGCTGCCCAAGTGGAGCACCCAGGTGAGGGTGAGCGCCGTGCAGGACGTGAGCCCCCTGGACGACGGCCTCAGCTGGAGGAAGTACGGGCAGAAGGACATCCTCGGCGCCAagtacccaag ATCCTACTTCCGGTGCACGCACAGGCACACGCAGAGCTGCCAGGCGAGCAAGCAGGTGCAGCGCACGGACGGCGACCCGCTGCTCTTCGACGTCGTGTACCACGGCGCCCACACGTGCGCCCAGGGCGCCGCCGCGCACCCCAGCAACCAGCAGCCGGCGGTCCAGGAGCAGACGACCTCCCCGTCCCCGGGGTTCGAAGCAGGGACCGCCGTGCTGCCGTTCTCGCTCCGGCCGGCCTCTAACAAGCCGACGACgggcgccgacgccgccgcgaCGAGCAGCCGTTTCGTCACGACCGGCTGTGTCAGTGTCACCGCGTCTCCTTTCCTGTCGCCGGCGACGCCAGAGAGCCAGCTggttagcagcagcagcagcggctacGCGgtgggcggtggcggcggcgtggcCATGGCCGGCGTCCGGAACGTGCCTGACGTGGAGCTCGCCTCTACGACCAACTCCCCTATGGCCATGGGGGAGATGGATTTCATGTTCCCGCTGGACGCCGCCGATTTCTTGGAGCTGGGGAACCCGGCCAGCTATTTCTAG